The Fusobacterium sp. FSA-380-WT-3A nucleotide sequence TTTCTATATCTAATCCTGGAGCTATTTCTATAATTTCTAATCCTTCAGGAGTTAATTTGAATACACATCTTTCAGTTACATATAATACTTCTTGTCCAGACTCTACTGCATATTCTCCACTTGCACTAATTTCATCAACTTTTTCACAGAATTTTTGATATTTTCCTTCTTGTAAAATGTGCATTTTTCCATCTACAATTTCCATTTTATTTCCTCCACCTGAGAATGGGAAACAATAAACACATTTTTTAGCACTTTGAGTTAAGTTTACAAATCCTCCAACTCCTATTATATTTCCTCCTGATTTACTTACATTTACATTTCCTTTTTTGTCAACTTGCATTGCTCCAACAAATGTAATATCTAGTACTCCACCATCATATAAATCAAATTGATATGCTGTATCTTGACACATTTCTGGGTTTATAACAGCTCCAAAACTTAATCCTCCAGAAGGAGTTCCTCCAACTAATCCTGCTTCTATTGTTAAGTCCATTTCTCCAGAAAGTCCTAATTCTTTTGCAGCAGCTGGTACTAATTCAGGAATTCCTATTCCTAAGTTAACTACAGCATTTTCTTTTAATTCCATAGCTGCTCTTCTTGCTATAATTTTATGAAGTAATGTTCTTTCTTTTTTACCTCCACCAACACTTAGTCTTGTAACTTCATCTAACATAGGTTGAATTTGAGAATCAGGTACAACTAATTCTCCTGTATAAGCTGGATTATATTGTTCAATCATTGTTTGCCATTGAGTTGGTGCAACAACTATAGCATCTACTATTGCTCCAGGTATTTTTACTTGTCTTGGATTTGCTCTAGTTCCTGATAATCTTTCAACTTGAACTATTACTTTTCCTCCATTTGCTTTTGCTGCCATTGCTGTTGTAAATGGGTCTAAATAGAATGCTTCTTTTTCAAATGTAATATTTCCATTTATATCTGCTGTTGTTCCTCTTATGATAGATACATCAACTTTTGGTGCTTTATAAAATAAATATTCTTCACCATCTATAACCATTAATTCAGCTAAAGTATCTTTAGAAATTTCGTTTAAAG carries:
- a CDS encoding acyl CoA:acetate/3-ketoacid CoA transferase; amino-acid sequence: MKVDKKIMTADEAVRLIKSEDTVAINGFGSLVYPEEVTAALGKRFLETGEPRNLSYIAGAGLGEATEGRLIDGISYEGLVKKVVCSHFIKMVGLKTLAKENKIEAYNLPYGAISHMFRAAAGRKPGVLTKLGLKTFVDPRNTRGALNEISKDTLAELMVIDGEEYLFYKAPKVDVSIIRGTTADINGNITFEKEAFYLDPFTTAMAAKANGGKVIVQVERLSGTRANPRQVKIPGAIVDAIVVAPTQWQTMIEQYNPAYTGELVVPDSQIQPMLDEVTRLSVGGGKKERTLLHKIIARRAAMELKENAVVNLGIGIPELVPAAAKELGLSGEMDLTIEAGLVGGTPSGGLSFGAVINPEMCQDTAYQFDLYDGGVLDITFVGAMQVDKKGNVNVSKSGGNIIGVGGFVNLTQSAKKCVYCFPFSGGGNKMEIVDGKMHILQEGKYQKFCEKVDEISASGEYAVESGQEVLYVTERCVFKLTPEGLEIIEIAPGLDIEKDIISLMPFRPLVSKDLKEMDSRFFL